The following proteins are encoded in a genomic region of Dasypus novemcinctus isolate mDasNov1 chromosome 3, mDasNov1.1.hap2, whole genome shotgun sequence:
- the LOC139437650 gene encoding endogenous retrovirus group K member 7 Pro protein-like, producing MLTIRLNGRAFEGLIDTGADVTILQKAQWPPAWPLTPSATHLQGIGQSSPPEQSSQLVSWEDGEGHRGHIKPYVLPHIPFNLWGRDLLAQLGTVIGSPSPIVTAQMLNQGFKPGKGLGRTESGALEPISATPRSNHAGLGYFS from the coding sequence ATGCTAACCATACGCCTTAATGGCCGTGCATTCGAGGGCCTTATTGATACGGGGGCAGATGTTACCATTCTTCAAAAGGCACAATGGCCCCCTGCTTGGCCACTCACCCCCTCAGCCACTCACTTACAAGGCATTGGACAGTCCTCACCCCCGGAACAGAGTTCCCAACTCGTTTCCTGGGAAGACGGCGAGGGACACCGAGGACACATAAAACCTTACGTCCTCCCTCACATCCCCTTCAACCTTTGGGGCAGAGACCTCCTCGCTCAACTGGGAACTGTGATCGGGAGCCCTAGTCCAATAGTCACCGCTCAAATGCTAAACCAGGGCTTCAAGCCCGGGAAGGGCCTCGGAAGAACCGAATCGGGTGCCCTTGAACCCATCTCTGCTACCCCACGCTCTAATCACGCAGGTTTGGGGTATTTTTCCTAG